The Astatotilapia calliptera chromosome 4, fAstCal1.2, whole genome shotgun sequence genome segment AAGAGCGCCTGCACATATGTGGGATTCTGCGGGATCGAAAGATGATGGTTAGCAAAACTGCAGCAACGGGGATGCaatgaaactaaagaaaaacactggaatCCACACCAACTCAACTGTAAACGAGACAAAATTCATGTTCTGAGCACCCTACAGCCTAACGCCACAATAACAGACAATATCCATGACTACAACGAATTAAATCAATTCTGTGAAGCTTCAAAAATCGGCAGTttccttcatttcattttctgctttgtgaTCTTTATGAAACCTCTGCAGTCTGCAGCTTTTGCTCACACACACTTGCTACCTCACTATGTCCTCTCCCACTACCTGCCTCTGACACCCACAGATACACTTGACTCTCTGTcagtctctctcttcctctggtTTACCTGCAACTTCTTCTCATCTTTTTAAGTTTGACTCAtgtttcctcttcatcctctgtGCAACTAACCCTGCAACATGTCCCTCAGTCTGCAGCTTTACCGCATCTAACACCACTACAAAACCACTACTGCTAGTTCAAGGTGACATCAAGATTCAATCCGAGCGTCCAAACACAGCTGCACGTTAACATGCAGGGTTGTCAGAGAAGAGATCACGTGTTACAGAAATAGTTGCTAGATTTTCATCTGACGTCTGGCTGCCATCTATGGTTTTTATACTGACACATTAGCCAAGAGTTCTTTAATAGCTTCAGAAGAGTATAATCTCCTCTAGCTGAAAATGCAACTGCAATTCTCAAATAATCAGCTGCTCTTTTCTAAACCTTGTTCATAACCAATTTGGAATCCAGGACAGCAGGTCACctgtggacatttttaatcaacCTTCTGCCACAACACTGACAGCTGTGTTTGTACATATTCTCCAGTGAAAGAACAACATAACACAGTGTGATCAGGCAAATAGTGCATCTGCATTACTCATCTCCAAAATATTAATGCAAATGATCTAAGCAAAAACATGTCCTCAGAATACGCACATACAAATTTGAGGGACAGTTTTCCATTCTGCTTCAACATAACATTTCAGTTTTACTCATATACCTTTAAACAGTCAGAAATCAAAGCAACTACCTCCACTCACACATGTGCACTGCATGATGtgcaagtgaaaatgaaaagtgCACAACTACATATTGGTCTTAATGGTTCTGCCCTCATGTGCGGTCCTTTTAAATCCGAATACTAAGATGCTAAACGCATGTCTGTGTCTAGAAAAATCTACGTACAGTAGTCTGTCAAAGACACTGCACCGCGTGTTTTTTTTtagcgttttcttttttttggggggtggggtggggaagagaagaaaaagacttCCAACCCACAGCTCATTTCGCTATGTGCGTGTCATGTCTTACCTGGGGGACCTGCTCTATATCTCGAAGAAAGATCTGCTGATTGCGGGAGACTGAGTTCAAGCGGTGGTATTCCACCAAGTCATTGAGGGAGTTAAACTTCACCACCCATAGGAAATACTTCCCAGCTCCGTCACGAAGAACCTTGAAGTGCTGGACATCATTTCCAAACCTAGAGAAGGTCACAGAGGGGACAGTAAGCGACAACTTCTGACAGAAGTACCTAGATGCCCTGAAGGCAGTGCAAATTACACATACAAACCACCACTTATCAAATAGGGATGTCTGACAGCCTTGTAAGTATTAGTCAAATGAATCAACATGCTGGTAACAGATTGGCATTTGTTCCAAAGCAACTAACTGGAATCAGAACAGTTCAGACAGTAATTAAGATCCATATCTTGGCATCAAACTTTACATGTCGCCTACTGTTCTTTCCAGAAGGACAGAatgaacaaagacagacaagaggaaatgtgtgtgtgtgtcggctGTAAAGTTAAGAACACTGAAGGCTCCGGTCCAACATGGCAAACACTGGCCACTGGAGGGCATCACTGAGACTTCACCAGAATAGGGAAGTGGCTTTGTTGATGACTCAAACATGCCAAATATGGAAACTTAGGAACCTGATCAAATGTCAGGAAACCATGTGCTGATATAATGATAATAGTAAACTGTATTTATAGATAACCAAGTGTGATACTAGTTGTTTCTATGTGATACTCActtcacagacagagagaaatcCCCCGGTGcactctcgctctctctgaTGAGGAAAGCGCCATCATGCCTCTGTTTGTTTAGCATCTCCTCTGCTTTGGCACGGGGAATCTTCCCAAAGAACCACCTGGAGAGCAGAGAGGACTCAGTGTCACATGACCGATGATACAAAACACCAAGCTCTCCCAAAGGTGGCAGGCTTCGAGCCCAGTTATACAAGGAACAACATATGACTGAGACTACATccatagaaaacaaacaaataacaaaaaaagcaacttttactttgtttttaccATAAACAACATTTTGAGATGTGTTTATTAGATTTTAAAGtgcactctttttttctttttacacacttGAACACAGGACAATGCTGGGATAATTATTTTCAGTAGTCATTTCTAAAATATAGCAAATctgtttaccatttaccaatCGTTAAATCTGTTTACTAGTGAAAATAATGTTTGGTTAGAGAAGCTGGGTACAGCACTTACTGCCCACTACTGTGTTCTATGCAAATTTATTAGACTACTAGCTTATCTAGCCCTACACAGATTCTGTACTAACAAGCTTGCAGGGTTAAGTGTGTTTAGGGTCCAGGTTGACTGAGTGGGACAGGCTGAGAAACGTTCAGCGCTGCAGTGCTTCTGTTGTGAGTGAAAGCAGCTTAATATATCACAGTGAGTGAGATTTATAAAGACtggcagagagaggaagagaaaaatggGAGACAAAGCAAGTGAAGGCTTTTTACTtgtgtaaataattaaaaagtatagCCAGCCCAAAGACGAAATCTTGGCTCCTTTACACATCGGTGAAGATCAATAATGTAATGGCCAACTCTTAATCTGCTTTGTATCAGGCTTGGCAGGACAGTGCGCCTGTGCAGAGTCCCTTTCCCTATTTGATAAAAGTAATAGCAGAGCAATTACTGGAGCCAAGAAAACAGAAGTACTGGCATCAGAAACACGTTCACCTCTGTGAGAGGGAATTATTGAAACCATTTGTGTTCTTATTACATAACCGCACGGATAACCCACAAAACATCATTACTACTGGTAAGAGAAACAGAAATGCTCTTCTGCGAACTGCTGTACAGCACAGCTGTGTGTGCCGTTCTGTTGGGGAGTGCGAGTGCCTGGTGCTTTGGCTctttattttcaaaacaaagaaaactcgaTATCAGTGCTGTCACTACCACTTCTACTTCACTACAGTATTGAATAGTTCCATCTGTAAACATTACAGTAAATATACAACCTGGCTGTCTTTCTCAGTGAACATCTGACTTGTGCTGAGTTGAAAGTGAGAAGTACGTACAACTTAGTAAGCTTGTCATGTTGCCATTTAAGGAAAGCAACTGGGGAACAAATTCAGCAGTTTTTAGGTTCAGATGGCAGCAGATTAACTGTGTCTGAGAGGGCCTGCACAATATCTGCTCACAGCATGCTCATTATGAAGCAGATaaggaaacatgtttttaaacaggaaaaaaaaaaaaaagccacactgTTGAGAACCATCATACAATTATAAGTATTGTTGACGGACTGAAGTACTACAGATGATGCATGAAGCCCAGCTGAAAATCGATTCcccataacaataataaaattctGCAAACACTTTAGTATTGTTGTTAAATCTGTACAAATGATAGGCAAACGCACACTAAAGAAAAGGCTGATCAATAAGATCTCCTTTGAAAGGCACATCTGATAGCAATGCTGCAGTAGGTCAATATTCAATTAACTGTAAGAGGCCTTGAGCACGTTAATAAAGAGAGAGCTAATTTGGCACTAAGCACAGGTCCAGAGGTAATTGTCCTCTTGAGGATCAAGCCAGGAGTGATCTCAagggctctctcttaccctcaCACTCGGTCAAGTCTGCTCAGGTTGCGCATATCACTGAACAAAAGCTCCCCTGTTCACGCTTCAAAAATCAGTTAATATGTCCAATTTAATGATTTGCTATGAAAGAGTACAGATGCATAAGTGACAATACTTACGGATGGGGTTTCATCTGTATGTAATTCTTGGGGATGAAGCCTTCTCTTCCATCCTGCTCTGCCTTGTACCAGTTTTGATCACACTCTTCATTTAATACCTGGtgttggaaaagaaaagaaaccccaaaacaaaacagagaggtCATTCAAGTTAAAATGTcaacaaatgaaaagcaaacataAATTGAGCCTTACGGCAACTGGTTTAATTTCCTGTTATGTCAAGGTGGTGATTGTACTGCATACTAGAGAAGCTTTTGGTAAATATTAGCAAAGTACAAAAACACTGAGGCAAAAGCAGCCTGCAGCTTAAATCAAATGTAGCTTCAACCATAGATTTAAGCTGGCAAAAGAACAATAAATGTGTCCTAAACTTTAAAGCTATAGAAACTAACAAGCCAGTAATATCAGAGAGACACGAGACAGCTGTGAGGCCATTCAAGTCTGACGAGACAGAACCACAGTGCAGGTGTGCTGGGCTTGTGGTTCAACCATGTGTGTCACAATTTAATGTGCCTCTAAATGAATGCGTGTGAGGGAGGTCATGCaagagaagaggggaaaaaaaaaaaaacaacaaaaaaaaaacaacaacaacaaccaaaaaataGTATTTGGGCATTTCCCAATGTTAACCCCAAATCTTAATCTAAATGAATGTCACGTCACTtgatccattattattattagtcaaTTACAGAGCCTACCAGAAGTTTCATATATTTCTTGTCTCCGATTCAGTGCGATGGGAGTATAATGGTAGATAATGACTGCATCATGCTCGCCCTGACATGCTTTAAATGTGCTCAGATGAGAAACAGTTTCCTGCCGAGTAGGGAGGAGGGGTTGTAGGTGTTTCACAAATATTAGGAACATAACTGATGACAAATCTAACTGCAAAGACAGAGAACATCCTAATTTTCAGAAGCTACTTCAGAAAATACCTGTGACAGCATGTTGACAATTGCGCAACGATAGTGTGGCTTTTAACACAAGTTTTTTCGGTTTGTAACCCTGATTTCTGTGGGCAGAATCTGTCTccatgatgtgtgtgtgaggagcaCGCTATAGAATGCTACTGAACGATCCCCTGTGTTACGTTGCCTAACTGTGTTTGTACTCCATTCTCAGCAGCACAACGTGTTACTCTGAGATCATCGCACTCACATCTGTGCCATTCTAAACAACAGCAGGCAGGAACAAAAATTACTCTCAGAGAAGGGAGATGTAAATAAGGAATGCTCAAGAACTTTAAATCTCAGTGTTGCAGCCAAATATTAGTACTGGCCAATAATAGCATGTTGACTGAGATCGGCATATCAGCAGATAAGATGCCATTCCGAGATATCAGTGGCAGATATTTATCTGGCATGTTGCATAATTCTGCCCTCGCTAAATGGTCAACTGTGGGATGAAGAGCTGAGAAATTTGAAAAGGGATTCTTTGTTTCCCTGACACAAAGAGGAAAACTTATTTTAAAGCTAAGAATTTTGATGCTCCCCTACCAAACCTTCTTTACCACTCACCACTTGACTGAAACCGACAATTATAGAGATCTGTGAATAGCATAAAATACTGAGCATCAGATGCCCTGTAAAATAGACCCCAATAGTTGGGTCTCCATATCCTTGTGGAAAAGCCTTCGCTGATAATTTAGCTTCAAATATATAAGTTGAAGAATTACACTACATCCCTCCTTAAAGTTAATTATGCATTACATAACATTGGTAACATGTTTATGCTTTCAAGCAGCATCTTGACATGTAGATTTGAAGGAAACTAAGCTCTAGCTTACAGTCACATAGCTTTTATGTGAATGACAACACAAAAAGGATTCAAATCCTATCCAAGAATGACTTATGCCCAGCACCAGCAGTGTATAAAgcctgaaatgaaataaatatgtgaCACACATGTTACACAACCAAGCTGTCATTTGTTTGATTCTTTAAGAAGCTTTTAAGTAAAGCAGTACTGGCATTAAGCTCCACTCTGTCATCCAGTCAGAAATCTGAGTTGAAGGACTGTTCAGTTCTGAGCGAGTAACGTCTGCTAAAATCCCCCCACCATCTTGGATCAGACTTTCTTTGCATAATTtggagaaaatatttttagcTAGAGTATGCACCCCATCCCTAATGCAGCATCACACATCAACGTGCCCCTCTATTATAGTCACATTTTCCCACTTTGCTggcccccctcccctccactTAAATTCACAATTTACCCTTTGCCCATCCCCAGACAGCTGTCTTGTTGGCCCAGTGAGTGATGTGGGTCTATTTGCCTGCAGAATGCCAGCTGTCCCTCAACTCCCCAGCTGCTAACCCTGCACAAGACCAGCATTACTCAATGAGGGAGCGGCTTTAGagagtgaggggaaaaaagaaaatgcaatgaAGTGTGGGAAGGTAGATGTGTCCATATTCGCATGTGCAACAGTGGATACAGGGAGAACTGTAGTACAATGAAGTACAAGAAAGAGTGACTGTGTTTTCCCTAGTGAATGTAGCACTGTCAGAGCTACACAAGTCAAAGGGCCTTAGCCTCTGGGATGGATGCAAGCACACAAAACTGGCCTTTTAAGAACAAGCCTTTAGAAAGACAGACTACCCAGACTAATACTGTGTGGCATCATTCAGTTCTCTGCAAACACAAAGCTGAATAGTTACTGCAAGTGGAGCataacaagacaagacaaaaagGTGTTTAATCTGGTGGTAGGCTGTATGAGATTTTATAGCTTCTAATACAAGTTTTTCCAGGTCATCCTAGGTCTACAGAAAAATTCAGATCATAAATGTAAGACTAAATCCGAGAACAATATCCCAGTACATTTTATGGTAGGGAAAGTTTTTCCTGAATCACAAAACTTTATGATAGCAATGAAAAGAAGTGAGGGTGGGCGTCAAATCAACGGAGCAGATCTGGGGAGCACACATTCATGCTTCCTAAATAATTGATCACAAGTTACTGCATGGCCCAGACTATTGGATCAACTGACAGAAATTTGTAGAGCAACACTAGCAGACTAATATGCAGAAATCAAACCATTAACTGTATCACTAACAGCCAGGCCATGCTCAACTGAAACACCGTCAGTAAGAGAAGATTTAATGAAAAAGTCAAAAGCAAAGACTGATTATTACCCACGATATCTTTGAGATATTGGGAACGCCAAGTCAGTTTTGTAATACACACACTCCATATACTGTACATGGTCGCATAAATTGTTGACTCACAGGGTGGATCATTTTGAGACAGAAACAGCGCCCTGGGCGCACAATCATGAGCAACATGTGATGGCGCGAGTGACTGATTTGCCTGATCTATGTATGATGAAGTAGAACTCATCCAAGAAATGAGCATACAGTGTGCACCCTGTGGTTTCAGCAGTGCTGCGTATGAGGTAGAGGTGGCAAGAAATCTTAGTTGTCTTCTTCCCATctactaaaaacaaacattaaagcaACAAATACTGTAGGAGTACAAAATGTGCTCTTGTACTCTAGTGTAGGATGAAGAGTTGCCAACAAGTAAGAAAGGCAATGATTCATCTTCATGACCCAGGCTCAAGCCCACTTGTTGGCGAGCAGGCACTCTGCTGAAGCACCCTTCAACCCAAAGCAGCATCAGTCGTGCTGTTCAAGTCACCCTCCACTCTGACCCCCCTCAAGGAAAAAAACGTTCTCAGCTCGATTAATTGTTGCATGTAGATTGATATGAGCAAAGGAGACTGAATGTGcaactgaaaatgaaacttgAAATGgcattttacatttcattttcagCTAGGTGACAAGATCACATTAGATtcagacattagaaacaatgGAGCCCCTTCACAATCAAATACAGTAAAGTGTAGAGTAGGTTACAAATATATTTACCGGAATTAAAGTTTGTCACTTGTGAATCATGTCTCTTTTCTATCACTGTAGAGACTGACTGTCTGCTAGACGCCACAATATGCCATTAGGCCTCCTGAACTCAAACTTAGTCCATGACTAAAGTTAATAACAGAGCACTGAGGTTGCTGCATTATACTGTATGCTTTAGTTTTTTCTTATACCTGTGAGAAAATAGTTAACAGGTAACAGTTAAAAATGCATTCAAAtcttaaaaacaattaaaattatCTCCAGTGTTCAAGCAGCATGTCCCCGAGTCATAGAAAAACAGTCTGAGAagcttttaaactttttaataagCAAGGAAGTAAAATCATCTCACGTAACCTGAAGATGTGCTCTACTTTGTTAAAATTATAGGACCTCCAGCCACAAAGTTACCATGGTGAATGTTTAAAGAGGGAACTAACATGGTCAAAAAACTATTTATTAGTGGTTTCCATTTGAATGCTTCTGGGTTGGCTTTCAAAACTGAAAGAATGGCAGTCCACgaggaaaagcagaaataaaatatttgcaagGTTGGCAGTTTTTTTTGAAACCATAGAGGAGACAACCACAGCATTCTGTCTGACTGTGCTTTTTTCCTGTCCAAGCTGAGCAAGTATTGTGCCATTGCATTTCTGTGGATGATACACATTCCCTCCCCTTctctgaagattttttttcctttgtaatCCGATTGAACCACAATAGTTGTATGAGTTTCTATTTGAG includes the following:
- the grb2b gene encoding growth factor receptor-bound protein 2b; the encoded protein is MEAIAKYDFKATADDELSFKRGDVLKVLNEECDQNWYKAEQDGREGFIPKNYIQMKPHPWFFGKIPRAKAEEMLNKQRHDGAFLIRESESAPGDFSLSVKFGNDVQHFKVLRDGAGKYFLWVVKFNSLNDLVEYHRLNSVSRNQQIFLRDIEQVPQNPTYVQALFDFDPQEEGELGFRRGDFIQVLDNSDPNWWKGGCHGQTGMFPRNYVTPVSQNM